A window of the Tachysurus fulvidraco isolate hzauxx_2018 chromosome 6, HZAU_PFXX_2.0, whole genome shotgun sequence genome harbors these coding sequences:
- the umps gene encoding uridine 5'-monophosphate synthase isoform X2 has translation MDPAVVETLILKLHDVDAVKFGTFTLKTGLKSPVYFDLRVIVSHPHLMTQVSALLHQCAEEAGAKFDCVCGVPYTALPFATIICSTHNYPMLIRRKEAKDYGTKRLIEGTVRAGEVCLVVEDVVTSGSSVMDTVQELQAQGLKVTDTVVLLDREQGGAERLSSEGISLHSVISVSHLLDVLFRSGRIDQQVFSSVKKFIQENQTFMPAGEQKENGTEKEEKEDSGVMSYGARAALSTTHPVAKRLFTLMEEKRTNLCVSADVTHMQELLELAETLGPLICVMKTHVDILQDFSIDAINKLKELSTKHNFLIFEDRKFADIGNTVRLQYEGGVYRISSWAHIVNAHSVSGPGVVKGLKDVGQSLDHGCLLIAQMSSQGAMTTEQYTHATETTSGSSTPPQIT, from the exons ATGGACCCTGCTGTTGTGGAGACATTAATATTAAAGCTTCATGATGTTGACGCGGTGAAGTTCGGCACGTTTACGCTGAAGACCGGACTGAAGTCCCCGGTTTACTTTGACCTGCGTGTGATCGTGTCTCATCCTCACTTAATGACCCAG GTTTcagcgctgctgcatcagtGTGCTGAAGAAGCCGGAGCCaagtttgactgtgtgtgtggagtaccGTACACCGCTCTTCCTTTTGCTACCATCATCTGCTCCACCCACAACTACCCTATGCTTATCCGCCGCAAAGAGGCCAAGGACTACG GAACCAAGCGTCTGATCGAGGGCACTGTGCGTGCAGGTGAAGTCTGCCTGGTCGTGGAGGATGTGGTGACGAGCGGCAGCAGTGTTATGGATACAGTGCAGGAGCTCCAGGCTCAGGGGTTAAAGGTCACAGACACAGTGGTGCTGTTGGACCGTGAGCAGGGCGGAGCAGAGCGACTGTCCAGTGAGGGGATCTCTCTCCACTCCgtcatctctgtctctcaccttcTGGACGTTCTCTTCCGATCAGGACGAATCGACCAGCAGGTCTTCAGCAGTGTGAAGAAGTTCATCCAGGAGAACCAGACGTTCATGCCGGCAGGAGAGCAGAAGGAGAACGGTACAgaaaaggaggagaaggaggatagCGGAGTGATGAGTTACGGCGCTCGGGCCGCTCTCTCCACCACACACCCTGTCGCCAAACGTCTGTTCACGCTGATGGAGGAGAAACGCACCAACCTGTGTGTCTCAGCGGACgtcacacacatgcaggagCTGCTGGAGCTGGCGGAGACGCTCGGGCCGCTCATTTGTGTGATGAAGACACACGTAGATATTCTGCAGGACTTCAGCATTGACGCTATCAACAAGCTGAAGGAGCTGAGCACAAAACACAACTTCCTCATCTTCGAGGACAGAAAATTCGCTGACATCGGAAACACAGTCAGACTTCAgtatgaag gtgGTGTGTATCGCATCTCCTCGTGGGCACACATCGTTAACGCTCACTCTGTGTCTGGCCCTGGCGTGGTCAAAGGGCTGAAGGATGTGGGGCAGAGTCTCGATCACGGCTGTTTACTCATCGCTCAGATGAGCTCACAGGGAGCGATGACAACtgaacagtacacacacgctACG GAGACGACCTCGGGCAGCAGTACACCACCCCAGATCACGTGA
- the umps gene encoding uridine 5'-monophosphate synthase isoform X1: protein MDPAVVETLILKLHDVDAVKFGTFTLKTGLKSPVYFDLRVIVSHPHLMTQVSALLHQCAEEAGAKFDCVCGVPYTALPFATIICSTHNYPMLIRRKEAKDYGTKRLIEGTVRAGEVCLVVEDVVTSGSSVMDTVQELQAQGLKVTDTVVLLDREQGGAERLSSEGISLHSVISVSHLLDVLFRSGRIDQQVFSSVKKFIQENQTFMPAGEQKENGTEKEEKEDSGVMSYGARAALSTTHPVAKRLFTLMEEKRTNLCVSADVTHMQELLELAETLGPLICVMKTHVDILQDFSIDAINKLKELSTKHNFLIFEDRKFADIGNTVRLQYEGGVYRISSWAHIVNAHSVSGPGVVKGLKDVGQSLDHGCLLIAQMSSQGAMTTEQYTHATVKMADDHPDFVFGFISGSKVSDKPEHVHMTPGVQLQSGGDDLGQQYTTPDHVIGSKGSDVIIVGRGILLARDRQREAKQYRKAGWEAYLRRLSA, encoded by the exons ATGGACCCTGCTGTTGTGGAGACATTAATATTAAAGCTTCATGATGTTGACGCGGTGAAGTTCGGCACGTTTACGCTGAAGACCGGACTGAAGTCCCCGGTTTACTTTGACCTGCGTGTGATCGTGTCTCATCCTCACTTAATGACCCAG GTTTcagcgctgctgcatcagtGTGCTGAAGAAGCCGGAGCCaagtttgactgtgtgtgtggagtaccGTACACCGCTCTTCCTTTTGCTACCATCATCTGCTCCACCCACAACTACCCTATGCTTATCCGCCGCAAAGAGGCCAAGGACTACG GAACCAAGCGTCTGATCGAGGGCACTGTGCGTGCAGGTGAAGTCTGCCTGGTCGTGGAGGATGTGGTGACGAGCGGCAGCAGTGTTATGGATACAGTGCAGGAGCTCCAGGCTCAGGGGTTAAAGGTCACAGACACAGTGGTGCTGTTGGACCGTGAGCAGGGCGGAGCAGAGCGACTGTCCAGTGAGGGGATCTCTCTCCACTCCgtcatctctgtctctcaccttcTGGACGTTCTCTTCCGATCAGGACGAATCGACCAGCAGGTCTTCAGCAGTGTGAAGAAGTTCATCCAGGAGAACCAGACGTTCATGCCGGCAGGAGAGCAGAAGGAGAACGGTACAgaaaaggaggagaaggaggatagCGGAGTGATGAGTTACGGCGCTCGGGCCGCTCTCTCCACCACACACCCTGTCGCCAAACGTCTGTTCACGCTGATGGAGGAGAAACGCACCAACCTGTGTGTCTCAGCGGACgtcacacacatgcaggagCTGCTGGAGCTGGCGGAGACGCTCGGGCCGCTCATTTGTGTGATGAAGACACACGTAGATATTCTGCAGGACTTCAGCATTGACGCTATCAACAAGCTGAAGGAGCTGAGCACAAAACACAACTTCCTCATCTTCGAGGACAGAAAATTCGCTGACATCGGAAACACAGTCAGACTTCAgtatgaag gtgGTGTGTATCGCATCTCCTCGTGGGCACACATCGTTAACGCTCACTCTGTGTCTGGCCCTGGCGTGGTCAAAGGGCTGAAGGATGTGGGGCAGAGTCTCGATCACGGCTGTTTACTCATCGCTCAGATGAGCTCACAGGGAGCGATGACAACtgaacagtacacacacgctACG gtaAAAATGGCAGATGATCACCCAGACTTTGTGTTTGGGTTCATCAGTGGGTCAAAGGTCAGTGATAAACCTGAGCATGTTCACATGACCCCAGGGGTACAGCTACAGAGtggag GAGACGACCTCGGGCAGCAGTACACCACCCCAGATCACGTGATCGGCTCTAAAGGCTCTGATGTCATCATCGTTGGACGAGGAATCCTGTTGGCGCGCGACAGGCAGAGGGAAGCGAAGCAGTACAGGAAGGCAGGATGGGAGGCGTATCTCAGGAGACTCTCCGCATAA